The Populus nigra chromosome 19, ddPopNigr1.1, whole genome shotgun sequence genome includes a window with the following:
- the LOC133679985 gene encoding carotenoid 9,10(9',10')-cleavage dioxygenase 1-like, with amino-acid sequence MAEKSQVEKKQEIGVGAGSTVVEVNPKPQKGLTSKLIDYLEKLIVKLMYDTSQSHHYLSGNFAPVPDETPPVKDLPVKGYLPDCLNGEFVRVGPNPKLVPVAGYHWFDGDGMIHGMRIKDGKAAYVRRFVRTSRLKQEEFFGGAKFMKVGDLKGLFGLLMVNMQMLRAKTKVLDMSYGNGTGNTNLIYHHGKLLALQEADKPYVVKVMEDGDLQTIGLLDYEKRLKHSFTAHPKVDPFTGEMFTFGYSHEPPYVTYRVISKDGVMHDPVPITISEPIMMHDFAITENYAIFMDLPLYFRPKEMVKEKKLIFTFDATKKARFGVLPRYAKDDLLIKWFELPNCFIFHNANAWEEEDEIVLITCRVQNPDLDMVSGDVKEKLENFSNELYEMRFNMKSGVASQKKLSESAVDFPRVNESYTGRKQRYVYGTILDSIAKVTGVVKFDLHAEPEPGKGKIEVGGNVKGIFDLGPGRFGSEAVFVPSKPGTTSEEDDGYLIFFAHDESTGKSSVNVIDAKTMSADPVAVVELPHRVPYGFHAFFVSEEQLQEQAKL; translated from the exons ATGGCGGAGAAATCACAAGTTGAGAAAAAGCAAGAGATCGGCGTCGGAGCAGGAAGCACGGTAGTGGAAGTGAATCCAAAGCCACAAAAAGGACTTACTTCAAAACTTATTGACTACTTGGAAAAGCTGATTGTTAAATTAATGTATGATACCTCTCAATCTCACCATTACCTCTCCGGCAACTTCGCTCCGGTTCCTGATGAAACTCCTCCTGTTAAAGACCTTCCCGTTAAAGGCTACCTACCT gattGCCTGAATGGGGAATTTGTGAGAGTGGGTCCAAACCCGAAGCTTGTACCAGTGGCTGGATACCATTG GTTTGATGGAGATGG AATGATTCATGGTATGCGCATTAAAGATGGAAAAGCAGCATATGTCCGTCGTTTTGTGAGGACATCAAGACTTAAACAAGAAGAGTTTTTTGGAGGTGCCAAATTTATGAAG GTTGGAGACCTCAAAGGGCTTTTCGGATTACTTATGGTTAACATGCAAATGCTTCGAGCAAAAACAAAAGTATTGGACATGTCATATGGAAATGGGACTG GTAATACAAATCTCATTTATCACCATGGAAAACTTTTGGCACTTCAAGAGGCTGATAAACCCT ATGTGGTTAAAGTTATGGAAGATGGAGATCTGCAAACTATTGGCCTGTTGGATTATGAAAAAAGACTAAAACATTCTTTCACTGCTCATCCAAAGGTGGATCCATTCACTG GAGAGATGTTTACCTTTGGCTATTCACATGAACCACCATATGTGACATACAGAGTCATTTCAAAGGATGGTGTCATGCATGACCCTGTACCAATAACTATATCAGAACCCATAATGATGCATGACTTTGCAATTACAGAGAACTATGCAATTTTTATGGATCTTCCTTTGTACTTCCGACCGAAG GAAATGGTGAAAGAAAAGAAGCTCATATTCACATTTGATGCAACAAAAAAAGCTCGTTTTGGTGTCCTTCCACGATATGCAAAGGATGACCTCCTAATCAAATGGTTTGAGCTTCCAAATTGCTTCATATTCCACAATG CCAATGCCTGGGAggaggaggatgaaattgttttAATCACTTGCCGCGTTCAAAATCCAGATTTGGACATGGTCAGTGGGGATGTCAAAGAAAAGCTTGAGAATTTTTCAAATGAGCT TTATGAGATGAGATTCAATATGAAAAGTGGTGTAGCTTCACAAAAGAAACTATCAGAATCTGCAGTTGATTTTCCCAGGGTGAATGAGAGTTACACTGGGAG GAAACAAAGATATGTGTACGGGACAATTCTGGACAGCATTGCAAAGGTTACAGGGGTTGTTAAATTTGATCTACATGCAGAGCCTGAACCAGGAAAAGGAAAGATTGAGGTTGGAGGAAATGTCAAAGGCATCTTTGACCTTGGTCCTGGTAGATTTGGTTCAGAGGCTGTATTTGTCCCTAGTAAGCCAGGCACCACTTCCGAGGAAGATGATGGCTACCTGATATTCTTCGCACATGATGAAAGTACCGG AAAATCATCAGTGAATGTGATTGATGCAAAAACCATGTCAGCTGATCCTGTTGCAGTTGTTGAGTTACCCCACAGAGTTCCATATGGGTTCCATGCCTTCTTTGTGTCAGAG GAACAACTTCAAGAACAGGCAAAACTGTAA
- the LOC133680583 gene encoding nuclear transcription factor Y subunit A-7-like, with translation MMPAKSEKEDRRLDHSGPSPFQTNIYSQPWWRDVGNSPSLGDTASKLSSVENLNGSLANAAIQSQVNTGLQKGAMVSKDMQTDVTSQSDESNEQEHHLKHIPSPTTVTMGGHLEPNSQMELVGHSIVLTSNPYTDPQYGGMFASYGAQAMVPQLYGMPHARMPLPLEMEEEPVYVNAKQFHGIMRRRQARAKAELAKKAVKVRKPYLHESRHQHALRRARGCGGRFLNTKKLDNNATNPTSEKGSGDLNSSGDLEEGKGSQASSNGHGNGHTLSSRYHSSSHDGSFLGQQKETTHGNRVSNGAVSIH, from the exons ATGATGCCGGCAAAATCTGAAAAAGAAGATCGACGTTTAGACCACAGTGGACCGAGCCCGTTCCAAACAAACATTTACTCGCAACCTTGGTGGCGTGATGTGGGGAACAGTCCCTCTTTAGGTGACACTGCATCAAAATTGTCTTCAGTAGAAAACCTAAATGGTTCTCTTGCGAATGCAGCAATACAATCACAAGTTAATACTGGCTTACAGAAAGGAGCTATGGTGAGCAAAGACATGCAGACCGATGTAACATCGCAATCTG ATGAAAGTAATGAACAAGAACACCATCTCAAACACATTCCATCACCAACAACTGTTACCATGGGCGGACACCTTGAACCAAATTCCCAGATGGAACTTGTTGGCCACTCAATT GTTTTGACTTCAAATCCATATACAGATCCACAGTATGGCGGGATGTTTGCTTCTTATGGAGCACAAGCTATG GTACCTCAATTATATGGAATGCCACACGCCAGAATGCCCTTGCCCCTTGAAATGGAAGAGGAGCCTGTTTATGTAAATGCAAAACAGTTTCATGGTATTATGAGGCGAAGACAGGCACGTGCTAAGGCAGAGCTTGCAAAAAAGGCAGTAAAAGTTAGAAAG CCGTATCTACATGAGTCTCGACACCAGCATGCTTTGAGAAGGGCAAGAGGTTGTGGTGGCCGTTTTCTCAATACAAAGAAGCTTGATAATAACGCTACCAATCCCACATCAGAGAAGG GTAGTGGAGATTTGAATTCCTCTGGTGATCTGGAAGAAGGAAAAGGGTCACAGGCTTCCTCCAACGGTCATGGTAATGGCCATACACTCTCATCAAGATATCATTCATCATCACATGATGGCAGCTTCTTGGGTCAGCAAAAGGAAACCACACACGGGAATAGGGTGTCTAATGGAGCTGTCTCCATTCATTAA
- the LOC133680373 gene encoding cellulose synthase A catalytic subunit 3 [UDP-forming]-like isoform X1, translating into MESEGETGVKPMTSIVGQVCQICSDSVGKTVDGEPFVACDVCAFPVCRPCYEYERKDGNQSCPQCKTRYRRHKGSPAILGDREEDGDADDGAIDFNYSSENQNQKQKIAERMLSWQMTFGRGGDLGASNYDKEVSHNHIPLITNGHEVSGELSAASPEHISMASPGAAGGKHIPYASDVHQSSNGRVVDPVREFGSPGLGNVAWKERVDGWKMKQDKNVVPMSTGHAPSERGVGDIDAATDVLVDDSLLNDEARQPLSRKVSIPSSRINPYRMVIVLRLIILCIFLHYRITNPVPNAFALWLISVICEIWFAISWILDQFPKWLPVNRETYLDRLALRYEHEGEPSQLAAVDIFVSTVDPLKEPPLVTANTVLSILAVDYPIDKVSCYVSDDGAAMLTFEALSETSEFARKWVPFCKKYNIEPRAPEFYFSQKIDYLKDKVQPSFVKDRRAMKREYEEFKIRVNGLVSKAQKVPEEGWIMQDGTPWPGNNTRDHPGMIQVFLGQSGGLDTDGNELPRLVYVSREKRPGFQHHKKAGAMNALVRVSAVLTNGPFLLNLDCDHYINNSKALREAMCFMMDPNLGKHVCYVQFPQRFDGIDKNDRYANRNTVFFDINLRGLDGIQGPVYVGTGCVFNRTALYGYEPPLKPKHKKPGFLSSLCGGSREKSSKSSKKGSDKKKSGKHADPTVPVFSLEDIEEGVEGAGFDDEKSLLMSQTSLEKRFGQSAVFVASTLMENGGVPQSATPETLLKEAIHVISCGYEDKTDWGSEIGWIYGSVTEDILTGFKMHARGWRSIYCMPKRPAFKGSAPINLSDRLNQVLRWALGSVEILLSRHCPIWYGYGGRLKWLERFAYVNTTIYPITAIPLLFYCTLPAICLLTDKFIIPQISNIASIWFISLFLSIFATGILEMRWSGVGIDEWWRNEQFWVIGGVSAHLFAVFQGLLKVLAGIDTNFTVTSKSSDEDGDFTELYMFKWTTLLIPPTTLLIVNLVGVVAGISHAINSGYQSWGPLFGKLFFAFWVIVHLYPFLKGLMGRQNRTPTIVVVWSILLASIFSLLWVRVDPFTTRVTGPDVEQCGINC; encoded by the exons ATGGAATCAGAAGGTGAAACCGGG GTGAAGCCCATGACAAGTATAGTTGGACAGGTTTGCCAGATCTGCAGTGACAGTGTTGGGAAGACTGTGGATGGTGAACCATTTGTTGCTTGCGATGTTTGTGCATTTCCAGTGTGCAGGCCTTGCTATGAGTATGAGAGGAAGGATGGGAACCAGTCTTGCCCTCAGTGCAAAACCAGATACAGGAGGCACAAAG GTAGCCCTGCCATTCTTGGTGATAGAGAAGAGGATGGTGATGCTGATGATGGagctattgattttaattactcttcagaaaatcaaaaccagAAACAGAAGATTGCAGAACGCATGTTGAGCTGGCAGATGACATTTGGACGGGGGGGAGATCTTGGGGCTTCAAATTATGATAAAGAGGTTTCACATAACCATATTCCACTGATTACCAATGGACATGAG GTTTCCGGAGAGCTGTCTGCCGCATCTCCTGAGCATATTTCTATGGCATCTCCTGGAGCTGCTGGTGGGAAGCACATCCCTTATGCATCTGATGTCCACCAATCAT CTAATGGGAGGGTTGTGGACCCAGTAAGGGAGTTTGGTTCACCAGGACTGGGCAATGTGGCCTGGAAGGAGAGAGTAGATGGCTGGAAGATGAAGCAGGACAAGAATGTTGTTCCTATGAGTACTGGCCATGCTCCTTCTGAAAGGGGTGTTGGAGATATTGATGCTGCCACAGATGTGCTTGTAGATGACTCTCTACT GAATGATGAAGCTCGGCAACCTCTCTCAAGGAAGGTTTCCATTCCTTCTTCTAGGATTAATCCATACAGGATGGTCATTGTTTTGCGGCTTATTATCCTCTGCATTTTCTTGCACTACCGAATCACAAATCCTGTGCCCAATGCATTTGCTTTGTGGTTAATATCTGTGATATGTGAGATTTGGTTTGCAATATCCTGGATATTGGATCAGTTCCCTAAGTGGCTCCCTGTAAATCGTGAAACGTACCTGGACAGGCTTGCTTTGAG ATATGAACATGAAGGAGAACCATCACAGCTAGCTGCGGTTGACATTTTTGTCAGTACTGTGGACCCATTAAAGGAGCCTCCTCTTGTGACAGCAAACACAGTGCTATCtattcttgctgttgattaccCAATTGACAAAGTCTCGTGCTATGTCTCTGATGATGGTGCTGCAATGTTGACGTTTGAAGCTTTGTCTGAGACTTCAGAGTTTGCCAGAAAATGGGTACCCTTCTGCAAGAAATACAACATTGAACCTCGGGCTCCAGAATTCTACTTTTCACAGAAGATTGACTACTTGAAGGATAAAGTGCAACCATCTTTTGTCAAAGATCGTAGAGCTATGAAG AGAGAATATGAAGAATTTAAAATTCGTGTTAATGGGCTTGTTTCCAAGGCACAAAAGGTGCCTGAAGAAGGATGGATTATGCAAGATGGGACCCCATGGCCTGGAAATAACACCAGAGACCATCCAGGAATGATTCAG GTTTTCTTAGGGCAAAGTGGAGGGCTTGATACTGATGGTAATGAGCTGCCACGGTTAGTTTATGTTTCTCGTGAAAAGCGTCCAGGCTTCCAGCACCACAAGAAAGCTGGTGCCATGAACGCACTT GTTCGTGTATCAGCTGTGCTAACTAATGGGCCTTTCTTGTTGAATCTTGACTGTGATCACTACATAAACAATAGCAAGGCTTTGAGAGAAGCTATGTGCTTCATGATGGATCCTAATCTTGGAAAACATGTCTGCTATGTTCAATTTCCACAAAGATTTGATGGCATTGACAAGAATGATCGATATGCCAATCGCAATACCGTGTTCTTTGAT ATAAACTTGAGGGGCTTGGATGGTATTCAAGGACCTGTCTATGTGGGCACTGGATGTGTCTTTAATAGGACAGCATTGTATGGTTATGAACCTCCCCTCAAACCCAAGCATAAGAAACCAGGGTTCCTGTCTTCACTCTGTGGTGGATCACGAGAGAAGAGTTCTAAATCAAGTAAAAAGGGCTCTGACAAGAAGAAATCTGGAAAGCATGCAGATCCAACTGTACCTGTTTTCAGCTTGGAAGATATAGAAGAGGGCGTTGAAG GAGCTGGATTTGATGATGAGAAGTCACTTCTCATGTCACAGACGAGCCTGGAGAAGAGGTTTGGGCAGTCAGCTGTTTTTGTTGCTTCCACACTCATGGAGAATGGCGGTGTTCCTCAGTCTGCAACTCCAGAAACTCTTCTTAAAGAGGCTATTCATGTCATCAGCTGTGGTTACGAGGACAAAACAGATTGGGGATCTGAG ATAGGATGGATCTATGGTTCTGTTACAGAAGATATTCTTACTGGATTCAAGATGCATGCCCGTGGTTGGCGGTCAATTTACTGCATGCCCAAACGCCCAGCCTTTAAAGGGTCTGCTCCTATTAATCTTTCTGATCGTCTGAACCAAGTGCTTCGATGGGCTCTAGGTTCTGTTGAAATTCTTCTCAGTCGGCATTGTCCAATTTGGTATGGCTATGGTGGTAGGCTGAAATGGCTCGAGAGGTTTGCATATGTAAACACTACCATTTATCCAATCACCGCCATTCCTCTTCTCTTTTACTGCACACTTCCAGCTATCTGTCTATTGACAGACAAGTTCATCATTCCACAG ATTAGTAACATCGCAAGTATATGGTTTATTTCTCTATTTCTTTCCATCTTTGCAACCGGTATTTTGGAGATGAGGTGGAGTGGTGTTGGGATTGATGAATGGTGGAGGAACGAACAGTTTTGGGTTATTGGTGGTGTTTCAGCCCATCTTTTTGCTGTTTTCCAAGGCTTGCTCAAAGTACTCGCTGGCATTGACACCAACTTCACTGTCACGTCCAAGTCATCAGACGAGGACGGTGATTTCACTGAACTGTACATGTTTAAATGGACAACTCTGCTTATCCCACCAACAACTCTCCTCATCGTTAACTTGGTAGGTGTTGTTGCCGGGATATCCCATGCCATCAACAGTGGTTATCAGTCGTGGGGTCCACTCTTTGGCAAGCTTTTCTTTGCCTTCTGGGTGATCGTCCATCTCTACCCTTTCCTCAAAGGTTTGATGGGTCGCCAGAACCGGACACCCACCATTGTTGTCGTGTGGTCTATTCTTCTTGCATCCATCTTTTCGTTGTTGTGGGTGAGAGTTGATCCTTTCACCACTAGAGTTACAGGTCCGGATGTTGAGCAGTGTGGCATCAACTGTTGA
- the LOC133680373 gene encoding cellulose synthase A catalytic subunit 3 [UDP-forming]-like isoform X2, whose product MTSIVGQVCQICSDSVGKTVDGEPFVACDVCAFPVCRPCYEYERKDGNQSCPQCKTRYRRHKGSPAILGDREEDGDADDGAIDFNYSSENQNQKQKIAERMLSWQMTFGRGGDLGASNYDKEVSHNHIPLITNGHEVSGELSAASPEHISMASPGAAGGKHIPYASDVHQSSNGRVVDPVREFGSPGLGNVAWKERVDGWKMKQDKNVVPMSTGHAPSERGVGDIDAATDVLVDDSLLNDEARQPLSRKVSIPSSRINPYRMVIVLRLIILCIFLHYRITNPVPNAFALWLISVICEIWFAISWILDQFPKWLPVNRETYLDRLALRYEHEGEPSQLAAVDIFVSTVDPLKEPPLVTANTVLSILAVDYPIDKVSCYVSDDGAAMLTFEALSETSEFARKWVPFCKKYNIEPRAPEFYFSQKIDYLKDKVQPSFVKDRRAMKREYEEFKIRVNGLVSKAQKVPEEGWIMQDGTPWPGNNTRDHPGMIQVFLGQSGGLDTDGNELPRLVYVSREKRPGFQHHKKAGAMNALVRVSAVLTNGPFLLNLDCDHYINNSKALREAMCFMMDPNLGKHVCYVQFPQRFDGIDKNDRYANRNTVFFDINLRGLDGIQGPVYVGTGCVFNRTALYGYEPPLKPKHKKPGFLSSLCGGSREKSSKSSKKGSDKKKSGKHADPTVPVFSLEDIEEGVEGAGFDDEKSLLMSQTSLEKRFGQSAVFVASTLMENGGVPQSATPETLLKEAIHVISCGYEDKTDWGSEIGWIYGSVTEDILTGFKMHARGWRSIYCMPKRPAFKGSAPINLSDRLNQVLRWALGSVEILLSRHCPIWYGYGGRLKWLERFAYVNTTIYPITAIPLLFYCTLPAICLLTDKFIIPQISNIASIWFISLFLSIFATGILEMRWSGVGIDEWWRNEQFWVIGGVSAHLFAVFQGLLKVLAGIDTNFTVTSKSSDEDGDFTELYMFKWTTLLIPPTTLLIVNLVGVVAGISHAINSGYQSWGPLFGKLFFAFWVIVHLYPFLKGLMGRQNRTPTIVVVWSILLASIFSLLWVRVDPFTTRVTGPDVEQCGINC is encoded by the exons ATGACAAGTATAGTTGGACAGGTTTGCCAGATCTGCAGTGACAGTGTTGGGAAGACTGTGGATGGTGAACCATTTGTTGCTTGCGATGTTTGTGCATTTCCAGTGTGCAGGCCTTGCTATGAGTATGAGAGGAAGGATGGGAACCAGTCTTGCCCTCAGTGCAAAACCAGATACAGGAGGCACAAAG GTAGCCCTGCCATTCTTGGTGATAGAGAAGAGGATGGTGATGCTGATGATGGagctattgattttaattactcttcagaaaatcaaaaccagAAACAGAAGATTGCAGAACGCATGTTGAGCTGGCAGATGACATTTGGACGGGGGGGAGATCTTGGGGCTTCAAATTATGATAAAGAGGTTTCACATAACCATATTCCACTGATTACCAATGGACATGAG GTTTCCGGAGAGCTGTCTGCCGCATCTCCTGAGCATATTTCTATGGCATCTCCTGGAGCTGCTGGTGGGAAGCACATCCCTTATGCATCTGATGTCCACCAATCAT CTAATGGGAGGGTTGTGGACCCAGTAAGGGAGTTTGGTTCACCAGGACTGGGCAATGTGGCCTGGAAGGAGAGAGTAGATGGCTGGAAGATGAAGCAGGACAAGAATGTTGTTCCTATGAGTACTGGCCATGCTCCTTCTGAAAGGGGTGTTGGAGATATTGATGCTGCCACAGATGTGCTTGTAGATGACTCTCTACT GAATGATGAAGCTCGGCAACCTCTCTCAAGGAAGGTTTCCATTCCTTCTTCTAGGATTAATCCATACAGGATGGTCATTGTTTTGCGGCTTATTATCCTCTGCATTTTCTTGCACTACCGAATCACAAATCCTGTGCCCAATGCATTTGCTTTGTGGTTAATATCTGTGATATGTGAGATTTGGTTTGCAATATCCTGGATATTGGATCAGTTCCCTAAGTGGCTCCCTGTAAATCGTGAAACGTACCTGGACAGGCTTGCTTTGAG ATATGAACATGAAGGAGAACCATCACAGCTAGCTGCGGTTGACATTTTTGTCAGTACTGTGGACCCATTAAAGGAGCCTCCTCTTGTGACAGCAAACACAGTGCTATCtattcttgctgttgattaccCAATTGACAAAGTCTCGTGCTATGTCTCTGATGATGGTGCTGCAATGTTGACGTTTGAAGCTTTGTCTGAGACTTCAGAGTTTGCCAGAAAATGGGTACCCTTCTGCAAGAAATACAACATTGAACCTCGGGCTCCAGAATTCTACTTTTCACAGAAGATTGACTACTTGAAGGATAAAGTGCAACCATCTTTTGTCAAAGATCGTAGAGCTATGAAG AGAGAATATGAAGAATTTAAAATTCGTGTTAATGGGCTTGTTTCCAAGGCACAAAAGGTGCCTGAAGAAGGATGGATTATGCAAGATGGGACCCCATGGCCTGGAAATAACACCAGAGACCATCCAGGAATGATTCAG GTTTTCTTAGGGCAAAGTGGAGGGCTTGATACTGATGGTAATGAGCTGCCACGGTTAGTTTATGTTTCTCGTGAAAAGCGTCCAGGCTTCCAGCACCACAAGAAAGCTGGTGCCATGAACGCACTT GTTCGTGTATCAGCTGTGCTAACTAATGGGCCTTTCTTGTTGAATCTTGACTGTGATCACTACATAAACAATAGCAAGGCTTTGAGAGAAGCTATGTGCTTCATGATGGATCCTAATCTTGGAAAACATGTCTGCTATGTTCAATTTCCACAAAGATTTGATGGCATTGACAAGAATGATCGATATGCCAATCGCAATACCGTGTTCTTTGAT ATAAACTTGAGGGGCTTGGATGGTATTCAAGGACCTGTCTATGTGGGCACTGGATGTGTCTTTAATAGGACAGCATTGTATGGTTATGAACCTCCCCTCAAACCCAAGCATAAGAAACCAGGGTTCCTGTCTTCACTCTGTGGTGGATCACGAGAGAAGAGTTCTAAATCAAGTAAAAAGGGCTCTGACAAGAAGAAATCTGGAAAGCATGCAGATCCAACTGTACCTGTTTTCAGCTTGGAAGATATAGAAGAGGGCGTTGAAG GAGCTGGATTTGATGATGAGAAGTCACTTCTCATGTCACAGACGAGCCTGGAGAAGAGGTTTGGGCAGTCAGCTGTTTTTGTTGCTTCCACACTCATGGAGAATGGCGGTGTTCCTCAGTCTGCAACTCCAGAAACTCTTCTTAAAGAGGCTATTCATGTCATCAGCTGTGGTTACGAGGACAAAACAGATTGGGGATCTGAG ATAGGATGGATCTATGGTTCTGTTACAGAAGATATTCTTACTGGATTCAAGATGCATGCCCGTGGTTGGCGGTCAATTTACTGCATGCCCAAACGCCCAGCCTTTAAAGGGTCTGCTCCTATTAATCTTTCTGATCGTCTGAACCAAGTGCTTCGATGGGCTCTAGGTTCTGTTGAAATTCTTCTCAGTCGGCATTGTCCAATTTGGTATGGCTATGGTGGTAGGCTGAAATGGCTCGAGAGGTTTGCATATGTAAACACTACCATTTATCCAATCACCGCCATTCCTCTTCTCTTTTACTGCACACTTCCAGCTATCTGTCTATTGACAGACAAGTTCATCATTCCACAG ATTAGTAACATCGCAAGTATATGGTTTATTTCTCTATTTCTTTCCATCTTTGCAACCGGTATTTTGGAGATGAGGTGGAGTGGTGTTGGGATTGATGAATGGTGGAGGAACGAACAGTTTTGGGTTATTGGTGGTGTTTCAGCCCATCTTTTTGCTGTTTTCCAAGGCTTGCTCAAAGTACTCGCTGGCATTGACACCAACTTCACTGTCACGTCCAAGTCATCAGACGAGGACGGTGATTTCACTGAACTGTACATGTTTAAATGGACAACTCTGCTTATCCCACCAACAACTCTCCTCATCGTTAACTTGGTAGGTGTTGTTGCCGGGATATCCCATGCCATCAACAGTGGTTATCAGTCGTGGGGTCCACTCTTTGGCAAGCTTTTCTTTGCCTTCTGGGTGATCGTCCATCTCTACCCTTTCCTCAAAGGTTTGATGGGTCGCCAGAACCGGACACCCACCATTGTTGTCGTGTGGTCTATTCTTCTTGCATCCATCTTTTCGTTGTTGTGGGTGAGAGTTGATCCTTTCACCACTAGAGTTACAGGTCCGGATGTTGAGCAGTGTGGCATCAACTGTTGA